From the Pseudomonas putida genome, one window contains:
- a CDS encoding dTMP kinase — protein MNRPLFIALDGPKGTGKTTLLEAVTQALRADNRKVIRLCEKKSDPFRGETMALVNHLARNPCQELELKVCARLADSRAWISRNVLPRQPANSIILIDRWYPSDAAFRRAVPFAEILQMNRERNVQVPDLHVGVVTSPDTSWARAAARTRGLGSTVIRRLDEQVACTEAFERAVADHGWVLCRNEGTVEDATQQVVAEIQGVLASNNL, from the coding sequence ATGAATCGTCCACTATTCATCGCGCTCGATGGCCCAAAGGGCACCGGCAAGACCACCTTGCTGGAGGCTGTTACCCAAGCCCTGAGGGCAGACAACAGGAAGGTGATCCGGCTGTGCGAGAAGAAAAGCGACCCCTTCAGGGGCGAGACCATGGCGCTGGTCAATCACTTGGCAAGAAACCCCTGCCAGGAGCTGGAACTGAAGGTCTGTGCGCGCCTGGCCGACAGCCGCGCGTGGATTTCCCGCAACGTGCTGCCCAGGCAACCGGCCAACAGCATCATCCTGATCGATCGCTGGTACCCCTCCGATGCCGCCTTTCGCCGGGCAGTCCCGTTTGCCGAGATCCTGCAGATGAACCGCGAGCGCAACGTGCAAGTGCCGGACCTGCATGTCGGCGTGGTCACCTCGCCTGACACCTCCTGGGCGAGGGCAGCGGCACGTACGCGGGGGCTGGGCAGTACGGTGATCCGCCGGCTGGATGAGCAGGTCGCCTGTACCGAGGCATTCGAGCGGGCGGTTGCCGACCATGGCTGGGTGCTGTGTCGTAACGAAGGAACGGTCGAAGACGCGACACAGCAGGTGGTCGCCGAGATTCAGGGCGTGCTGGCCTCAAACAACCTTTAG
- a CDS encoding SDR family NAD(P)-dependent oxidoreductase, which yields MSKKLEGKIALVTGGTTGIGLATAKRFAEEGAHVYITGRRQAELDKAVALVGNATGIAVDSTRLEQLDELYARIGQEKGRLDVLFANAGGGSMLPLGEITEAHYDDTFDRNVKGVLFTVQKALPLLAQNASIILTGSTAGSSGTAAFSVYSASKAAVRALARSWILDLKDRAVRVNTLSPGATRTPGLVELAGPDAGQQQGLLDYLAAQVPLGRVGEPVEIANAAVFLASDDASFVNGAELFVDGGQAQI from the coding sequence ATGAGCAAGAAACTCGAAGGCAAGATCGCACTGGTCACTGGCGGCACCACCGGCATCGGCCTGGCCACGGCAAAACGCTTTGCCGAGGAGGGGGCCCATGTCTACATCACCGGGCGCCGTCAGGCGGAGCTGGACAAGGCCGTGGCGCTGGTTGGCAATGCCACCGGCATTGCGGTCGACTCCACCCGGCTGGAGCAACTGGATGAACTCTATGCCCGCATCGGTCAGGAAAAAGGGCGCCTGGATGTGCTGTTTGCCAACGCTGGCGGCGGTTCCATGCTGCCCCTGGGCGAGATTACCGAGGCCCACTATGACGATACCTTCGACCGCAACGTGAAAGGGGTGCTGTTTACCGTGCAGAAGGCGCTGCCGCTGCTGGCGCAGAACGCATCGATCATTCTGACTGGCTCCACGGCCGGCAGCTCCGGTACGGCGGCATTCAGTGTGTATTCGGCTTCCAAGGCCGCCGTGCGGGCCTTGGCCCGTAGCTGGATCCTGGACCTGAAGGACCGCGCAGTCCGGGTCAATACGCTCAGCCCAGGCGCCACACGTACTCCCGGGCTGGTCGAGCTCGCCGGGCCGGATGCCGGGCAACAGCAGGGCCTGCTGGATTATCTGGCGGCGCAGGTGCCGCTGGGGCGGGTGGGCGAGCCGGTCGAGATCGCCAATGCGGCGGTGTTCCTGGCCAGCGACGATGCCAGCTTCGTCAACGGGGCGGAGCTATTCGTGGACGGTGGCCAGGCACAGATCTGA
- a CDS encoding LysR family transcriptional regulator, whose amino-acid sequence MPRIPDFEGLAMFAKVAEEGSYAAASRTMGVSVPTVSRAVARLEERLGARLFNRTSRQLSLTEFGQRMVEQASALYRQAEEMESEAQELSVQPRGLVRLAVPMSFGLRWVAPLLPELLAQYPGLELDLHLSDSTVDLVAEGFDAALRIAALPDSSLVARRICAVSQYLVAAPSYLARHGHPTHPRELAGHACMSYAYRARSQVWRFSHADGSEHDVTPRGPLRVTNSDALIAPLLAGMAIAELPEFIAAEYLADGRLEQLLPAWRMTQGGLYFVTPSARTRPRKVQALADFFVERLSSPQWRLQPPG is encoded by the coding sequence ATGCCAAGAATTCCGGATTTCGAAGGCCTGGCGATGTTCGCCAAAGTGGCCGAAGAAGGCTCTTACGCCGCAGCCTCAAGGACCATGGGCGTGTCAGTGCCCACGGTCTCGCGTGCGGTAGCGCGCCTTGAAGAACGACTGGGTGCGCGCCTGTTCAACCGTACCTCGCGCCAGCTCTCACTGACGGAATTCGGCCAGCGCATGGTCGAGCAAGCCAGTGCGCTGTATCGCCAGGCCGAGGAAATGGAAAGCGAAGCCCAGGAGCTGTCGGTGCAACCGCGCGGGCTGGTGCGCCTGGCCGTGCCGATGTCCTTCGGCTTGCGCTGGGTCGCGCCGCTGCTGCCCGAGTTGCTGGCGCAATACCCTGGGCTGGAACTCGACCTGCATCTGTCCGACTCGACCGTCGACCTGGTCGCCGAGGGTTTCGACGCAGCCTTGCGCATCGCCGCCCTGCCCGACTCATCACTGGTGGCGCGGCGTATCTGTGCGGTAAGCCAGTACCTGGTAGCGGCGCCGTCCTACCTTGCCCGCCATGGCCACCCCACGCACCCGCGCGAGCTGGCTGGCCATGCCTGCATGAGCTACGCCTACCGCGCCCGCAGCCAGGTCTGGCGCTTCAGCCACGCCGACGGCAGCGAGCACGACGTGACGCCCCGCGGGCCGCTGCGGGTGACCAACTCGGATGCCTTGATCGCGCCCTTGCTGGCGGGCATGGCGATTGCCGAACTACCGGAATTCATCGCCGCCGAGTACCTCGCCGACGGCCGCCTCGAGCAGCTGCTGCCCGCATGGCGGATGACCCAAGGGGGCCTGTACTTCGTGACCCCGTCCGCACGTACTCGGCCGCGCAAGGTCCAGGCACTGGCCGATTTCTTCGTGGAACGGTTGTCGAGCCCGCAGTGGCGATTGCAGCCGCCCGGGTAG